In Candidatus Abawacabacteria bacterium, a single genomic region encodes these proteins:
- a CDS encoding DUF362 domain-containing protein, whose product MAKRSIVAVIKTKPETVLADTGKLMELAGVKSAMDPSKTTILKDNISWHYPMPSANTTPWQLEGTIQGLQQAGFNDISCVQNKTVVTNAFKGEDLNKYVPIFRKYNIPVLYNFRDEDMKWVVYKPKFQTLVLHKVFPEGILIPDYFFDKNIVHLPTMKCHIYTTTTGAMKNAFGGLLNTKRHYTHTWIHETLVDLLAIQQEIHSGVFAVMDGTTAGNGPGPRTLIPVIKDYMLASADQVAIDAVAAKMMGFDPMSLKYIRLADEYGLGNGRMENIEIVGADIEKENWGFEVGNNAASKVGKTLWFGPMRHIQKLFFHTPLVHLFVTGSEVYHDYIRWPKKEFHVFKHWEKTTDWGKLFAQYPEKV is encoded by the coding sequence ATGGCAAAAAGATCTATTGTGGCAGTGATTAAAACGAAGCCGGAAACTGTTTTGGCAGATACAGGAAAATTGATGGAATTAGCTGGTGTGAAGTCAGCTATGGATCCAAGCAAGACTACAATTCTAAAGGATAATATTTCCTGGCATTATCCTATGCCCTCGGCTAATACTACGCCTTGGCAATTGGAAGGAACTATTCAAGGACTACAACAGGCTGGTTTTAATGATATTTCTTGCGTTCAAAATAAAACAGTAGTTACCAACGCTTTTAAAGGAGAAGATCTCAATAAGTATGTGCCTATTTTTCGTAAGTACAATATTCCCGTGCTTTATAATTTTCGTGACGAAGATATGAAGTGGGTTGTGTATAAACCTAAGTTTCAGACTTTAGTACTACATAAAGTTTTTCCCGAGGGGATTCTGATTCCGGATTACTTTTTCGATAAGAATATCGTGCATTTACCAACAATGAAATGCCATATTTATACCACTACTACCGGAGCGATGAAAAATGCTTTCGGGGGATTACTCAATACGAAGCGGCATTATACTCATACCTGGATTCATGAGACACTAGTTGATTTGTTAGCTATTCAGCAAGAAATTCACAGTGGCGTTTTTGCCGTGATGGATGGTACTACCGCTGGTAATGGTCCTGGCCCTCGAACCCTTATTCCTGTGATTAAAGATTATATGTTAGCTTCTGCGGATCAAGTAGCAATTGATGCTGTTGCCGCTAAAATGATGGGTTTTGATCCGATGTCACTAAAGTATATTCGTTTAGCCGATGAATATGGTTTAGGCAATGGACGCATGGAGAATATTGAAATAGTAGGGGCAGATATAGAAAAGGAGAATTGGGGGTTTGAGGTGGGTAATAACGCTGCCAGTAAGGTGGGTAAGACATTGTGGTTTGGTCCCATGCGTCATATCCAGAAACTTTTTTTCCATACTCCTTTAGTACATCTTTTTGTCACTGGTTCTGAAGTTTATCATGATTATATTCGCTGGCCCAAAAAGGAGTTTCATGTATTCAAACATTGGGAAAAGACTACTGACTGGGGCAAGCTCTTTGCTCAGTATCCTGAAAAAGTATGA
- a CDS encoding ferredoxin yields MAEAQNNNGEQLVVDLTCIGCNICTNVAEQTFVMYETDDGLKSKVINQSGNTPTEIQQAIDMCPVTAIHWQKIAEQVKKDLRN; encoded by the coding sequence ATGGCTGAAGCTCAGAATAATAATGGTGAACAATTAGTTGTCGATCTTACCTGTATTGGTTGCAATATTTGTACTAATGTTGCCGAGCAAACTTTTGTTATGTATGAGACCGATGATGGACTAAAGTCAAAAGTAATTAATCAATCGGGTAATACACCAACGGAAATTCAACAAGCCATTGATATGTGTCCAGTTACAGCTATTCACTGGCAAAAAATTGCTGAGCAAGTCAAAAAAGATTTGCGCAATTAA
- a CDS encoding leucyl aminopeptidase, which translates to MVQIHHAPTLKAQGSIVVPLFQDEVKNIKTGNKTLDQYIKNRLAAKDFEAKLHEVFSSHIDQGDKSLTLLLVGLGKKSDCNEEMIRETGGHVCKRLRGLKRIEAQISSTLTDNQLFAFLEGVALANYRVDQFKTDKEPALVLLKSLSIIHTSKNKSWQKELGERLKIVSHVHQVRDLVNTPADNIYPESLAQKAKDISKKYRLKVTILGEKEIVKQKLGLLWAVGKGSVHKPRLITLAYNGGNKNQKPVLLVGKGITFDSGGYNLKPTNFIEDMYMDMAGGATVLGIISACSELKLPINVIAIVAAAENLVSSSAYKPSDIIRAYNGKTVEITNTDAEGRLVLADAISYGIKNFKPRAIIDLATLTGACMVALGDRYSGVFSNNNDLLKALKQAADNTSELVWELPIHPDYEKRLKSEKADMVNCDIKTRMAGASTAAAFLKKFTEEIPWAHLDIAGTAFGNMPRAHDCGGSSGFGLRLVVNYLSNLAKNV; encoded by the coding sequence ATGGTACAGATTCACCACGCCCCTACACTGAAAGCGCAAGGAAGCATCGTTGTTCCCTTGTTTCAAGATGAGGTAAAGAATATAAAAACTGGCAATAAAACTCTTGACCAATACATTAAAAATCGTTTAGCGGCCAAGGATTTCGAAGCTAAGTTACATGAAGTTTTTTCTAGTCATATTGACCAAGGTGACAAGAGCCTCACTTTATTATTAGTAGGTTTGGGCAAGAAGAGCGATTGCAATGAAGAAATGATCAGAGAAACTGGTGGGCATGTCTGTAAACGACTTAGAGGACTAAAACGAATCGAGGCTCAAATCAGTAGCACATTAACCGATAATCAGCTATTCGCATTCCTAGAAGGAGTGGCCTTAGCGAATTATCGAGTAGATCAATTCAAGACTGACAAAGAGCCAGCATTGGTTTTATTGAAGAGTCTTAGTATCATCCACACCAGCAAAAACAAGAGTTGGCAAAAAGAACTTGGTGAACGCTTAAAGATTGTTAGTCATGTCCATCAAGTGCGGGATTTGGTAAATACGCCAGCAGATAATATCTATCCCGAAAGCCTTGCGCAAAAAGCAAAAGATATCAGTAAAAAATATCGGCTTAAGGTTACTATTTTGGGCGAAAAAGAAATCGTGAAACAAAAGCTCGGTTTATTGTGGGCAGTAGGAAAAGGCAGTGTTCACAAACCACGTTTAATTACCCTAGCCTATAATGGTGGTAATAAAAATCAGAAACCAGTTTTATTGGTAGGCAAGGGAATCACTTTTGATAGTGGTGGATACAACTTGAAGCCAACCAATTTTATTGAAGATATGTACATGGATATGGCCGGCGGTGCCACCGTACTAGGAATCATTTCTGCTTGTAGCGAGCTTAAATTGCCTATTAATGTGATAGCAATAGTGGCTGCAGCAGAAAATTTAGTAAGTAGCTCAGCCTATAAACCCAGTGATATTATTCGTGCTTATAATGGAAAAACAGTAGAAATCACCAATACTGATGCTGAAGGAAGATTAGTTCTCGCCGACGCCATTAGTTATGGTATTAAGAACTTTAAACCACGAGCAATTATTGATTTGGCAACTCTGACAGGTGCCTGTATGGTTGCCTTAGGAGATCGCTACAGTGGTGTATTTAGCAATAACAACGATTTACTAAAAGCGCTCAAACAAGCTGCTGACAATACTTCTGAACTAGTTTGGGAGCTACCAATTCATCCCGACTATGAAAAACGCTTAAAAAGTGAAAAAGCAGATATGGTGAATTGCGACATCAAGACCCGCATGGCTGGAGCCTCTACTGCGGCCGCTTTTCTCAAAAAGTTTACAGAAGAGATACCCTGGGCACATTTAGATATTGCAGGTACAGCTTTTGGTAATATGCCTCGAGCTCATGATTGCGGTGGCAGCAGTGGCTTTGGTCTACGATTAGTCGTGAATTATCTCAGTAATCTGGCTAAAAATGTTTAA
- a CDS encoding DHH family phosphoesterase, translating into MHFPPNELTKLKEAIQKASHILLIDPAGIDGDSIGSHLAWKMGLEQLGKRTTHFCISPLPNKNKFLPRSEEITDKLPEPQSVDVAILCDQGDVMHGLKERFDELKKQTTIINVDHHFSNKGIGHINIMVPEATSSTQVTYYLLRELGVNITAEIATCLLNGIYTDTGSFQHSNTSPEILELASVLLKRGANFKGIVHNNFHSMPISKLRIWGRVLQRIHVSEKQVTVSGVTQEDFQQTQSSPDALEGVVDFMTGIPQSKFSILLSERKDIVKGSLRTLRDDIDLSALAQLMNGGGHRKASGFSLPGTLKVEGDQLKVVPLV; encoded by the coding sequence ATGCACTTCCCCCCTAATGAATTAACAAAATTGAAAGAAGCGATTCAAAAAGCTTCGCATATACTGCTCATTGATCCCGCAGGTATTGATGGCGACTCCATTGGCTCTCATCTCGCCTGGAAAATGGGCTTAGAGCAATTGGGTAAAAGGACAACCCATTTTTGCATTTCTCCCCTACCTAATAAAAACAAATTTCTCCCGCGCAGCGAAGAAATCACCGACAAATTACCTGAGCCTCAAAGTGTAGATGTGGCTATTCTTTGTGATCAAGGTGATGTAATGCATGGTCTTAAAGAACGTTTTGATGAACTGAAAAAACAAACAACTATTATCAATGTCGATCATCATTTCTCCAATAAGGGCATTGGCCACATCAATATTATGGTGCCAGAAGCTACCTCTTCTACCCAAGTTACTTACTACTTGCTAAGAGAATTAGGAGTTAATATTACAGCCGAAATTGCTACTTGCTTATTAAATGGCATCTACACTGATACTGGCAGTTTCCAACACAGCAACACTTCACCTGAAATATTGGAGCTAGCTTCTGTACTATTAAAACGGGGCGCAAATTTTAAGGGGATTGTACACAACAACTTTCACTCCATGCCTATCAGTAAATTAAGAATATGGGGTAGAGTACTACAAAGAATTCATGTATCAGAAAAGCAAGTAACAGTCTCCGGTGTTACCCAAGAAGATTTTCAACAAACCCAAAGTAGTCCAGATGCCTTAGAAGGCGTGGTGGATTTCATGACCGGTATTCCCCAGAGCAAATTCAGTATTTTACTATCTGAACGAAAAGATATAGTAAAAGGCTCTTTACGAACCTTACGAGATGATATTGATTTATCTGCACTGGCTCAACTAATGAATGGTGGCGGTCATAGAAAAGCTTCAGGATTCTCTTTACCAGGTACATTAAAAGTCGAGGGTGACCAATTAAAAGTGGTTCCATTAGTATAG
- the ychF gene encoding redox-regulated ATPase YchF: MSLALGIVGLPNVGKSTLFNTLTKTMAAQASNYPFCTIDPNVGVVEVPDNRLNVLAKVVNTKKVVPAIVEFIDIAGIVKGASQGEGLGNKFLANIREADAIIHIFRLFADANVTHVHGTVDAKRDIEVINTELMLADLDSLKKQIDSLQKKAKGQDKEAIAMVTIGEKLLKALEHGALANTVPLSNEEKELAKRFQLITQKPVLFVANISEEQIKDTDEKKLAQELGLPNLLTVCAKVEAEVAQLSEEDAKVFLAEYGLTESGLSRVIRAGYDVLGLQTYFTAGEIEARAWTVKKGATAPQAAGVIHTDFEKGFIKAEVANYEDFVICNGWSGVREKGKLRLEGKEYVVQDGDVMFFKFNN, translated from the coding sequence ATGAGCCTCGCTCTTGGCATAGTCGGTCTTCCTAATGTGGGAAAATCAACCCTCTTCAATACACTCACCAAAACAATGGCGGCACAGGCATCTAATTATCCATTTTGTACTATTGACCCCAATGTCGGTGTCGTAGAAGTACCGGATAATCGCTTAAATGTATTAGCTAAAGTGGTAAATACTAAAAAAGTGGTTCCTGCCATTGTTGAATTTATTGACATTGCTGGCATTGTCAAAGGGGCATCGCAAGGAGAAGGGTTAGGAAATAAGTTCTTAGCTAATATTCGTGAGGCAGATGCTATCATCCATATTTTCCGTTTATTTGCTGATGCCAATGTTACTCATGTACATGGCACCGTCGATGCCAAAAGAGACATTGAAGTAATTAATACGGAGTTAATGCTAGCTGATCTGGACAGCCTAAAAAAACAAATCGACAGCTTACAAAAAAAAGCCAAGGGACAAGATAAGGAGGCTATAGCTATGGTAACTATTGGTGAAAAACTATTAAAAGCATTAGAGCACGGTGCTCTGGCAAACACAGTACCATTGAGCAATGAAGAAAAAGAATTAGCTAAAAGATTTCAGCTCATCACTCAAAAACCTGTATTATTTGTTGCCAATATTTCTGAAGAACAAATCAAAGACACTGACGAAAAAAAGTTAGCTCAAGAGCTAGGCTTACCCAATCTATTAACAGTATGCGCAAAAGTTGAAGCAGAAGTAGCGCAACTATCTGAAGAAGATGCAAAAGTATTCTTAGCTGAATACGGTCTCACTGAAAGTGGGCTCAGCAGAGTAATTCGAGCTGGGTACGATGTGTTAGGTCTCCAGACCTACTTTACTGCAGGTGAAATTGAAGCTCGAGCCTGGACAGTAAAAAAAGGCGCCACCGCTCCTCAAGCGGCAGGAGTAATCCATACTGACTTCGAAAAAGGCTTTATCAAAGCTGAAGTGGCCAATTATGAAGACTTTGTTATCTGTAATGGTTGGAGTGGCGTACGAGAAAAGGGCAAACTCCGACTCGAGGGCAAGGAATACGTAGTACAAGATGGTGATGTAATGTTCTTCAAATTTAACAATTAG
- a CDS encoding DNA polymerase IV, whose amino-acid sequence MSFLRRAILHVDCNCFFVSCERMRDASLQDKPVIVGGGSDKWNKRGVVTSASYEVRDKGVYADMSLHRAKKLCPEAIVLTADFALYTECSEKLLKVLRQFSDKVEPASIDEAYIDLTGQDMIWGESYLSLLAQIEKSIREIVGIPVSLGLADNKVTAKIAAGSRKPGITVVPSSITREFLGRFSIADFPGLGNSAVKELHDLGINKIADLQWWTYQEICTFFGTYGQHLYLAINGYDDREVMEKEQKPLSVSREHTFAYDHDFSSSQVMTSLRLLTAHVLWRMRRLELHAKEVRVKVRLANFSTYTKTLVLPEFSASDLEIMPVIRHLFWQLRKQCKNEKVRLIGVSAARLDEVEMHSLFTSSRAQKVQTVLDELAGRYKKPTVLIGV is encoded by the coding sequence ATGTCTTTTCTTCGTCGTGCCATTTTACATGTTGATTGTAATTGTTTCTTCGTTTCCTGTGAACGGATGAGAGATGCATCTTTGCAGGACAAACCTGTGATTGTTGGTGGGGGAAGCGATAAGTGGAATAAACGAGGCGTAGTTACTTCTGCTAGCTATGAAGTTCGTGATAAAGGTGTGTATGCAGACATGTCTCTTCATCGGGCCAAAAAGCTTTGTCCGGAGGCAATAGTTTTGACTGCTGACTTCGCTCTATACACTGAATGTTCAGAAAAGTTGCTTAAAGTTTTGCGCCAATTTAGTGACAAGGTGGAGCCGGCATCTATCGATGAAGCTTATATAGATCTCACTGGTCAGGACATGATCTGGGGTGAAAGTTACCTCAGCTTGCTTGCTCAAATTGAAAAGTCTATTCGCGAAATTGTTGGTATTCCAGTTTCACTTGGTTTGGCAGACAACAAAGTAACGGCAAAGATCGCTGCTGGTTCCAGAAAACCAGGTATTACAGTTGTGCCCAGCAGTATTACTCGAGAATTTTTAGGCCGTTTTTCTATTGCTGATTTTCCTGGCTTGGGTAATAGTGCTGTCAAAGAATTGCATGATTTAGGCATAAATAAGATCGCTGATTTACAATGGTGGACTTATCAAGAAATTTGTACTTTCTTCGGTACTTATGGTCAACATTTGTATTTGGCGATTAATGGCTATGATGATCGAGAAGTAATGGAAAAAGAGCAAAAACCTCTTTCCGTATCGCGAGAACATACTTTTGCTTATGATCATGATTTCTCTTCTTCTCAGGTGATGACGTCTTTACGTTTATTAACAGCTCATGTTTTGTGGCGTATGCGTCGTTTGGAGCTTCATGCAAAAGAAGTACGGGTTAAGGTGAGATTAGCGAATTTTTCCACCTATACAAAGACACTTGTTTTGCCTGAGTTTTCTGCCTCAGATCTAGAAATTATGCCAGTAATTCGTCACTTGTTTTGGCAATTAAGAAAACAGTGTAAAAATGAAAAGGTGCGGCTAATTGGGGTCTCAGCTGCTCGGCTTGATGAAGTAGAGATGCATTCCTTATTTACATCTTCAAGAGCGCAAAAAGTACAAACAGTCCTTGATGAATTGGCTGGTCGCTACAAGAAGCCGACAGTACTAATTGGGGTTTAG
- a CDS encoding EamA family transporter codes for MTYLFLALAIVFNATANILMKLGAQRMGGLTLNIEGLKRFLTNPVIWAGIISFGLTLLLYTYVLSKMKLSVAYPLMTSLGFLIVVSFSVFYLHESIHWLQMVGLVLVIGGLYLITQYQ; via the coding sequence ATGACGTATCTATTTCTAGCCTTGGCAATTGTGTTCAATGCAACTGCTAATATTTTGATGAAGCTGGGGGCTCAACGCATGGGTGGTCTAACCCTTAATATTGAGGGATTAAAAAGATTTCTTACTAATCCTGTGATATGGGCTGGTATTATTTCTTTTGGTTTAACCTTGCTGCTTTATACTTATGTACTATCAAAAATGAAGTTAAGTGTTGCCTATCCCTTGATGACATCGCTGGGTTTTTTGATTGTGGTGAGCTTTTCAGTATTTTACCTACATGAAAGCATCCATTGGCTACAAATGGTTGGCTTGGTATTGGTGATTGGTGGTTTATATCTCATTACTCAATATCAATAG
- a CDS encoding decaprenyl-phosphate phosphoribosyltransferase: protein MFKSWLKLLRPTHWAKNLLLFVPLIFSLNVFESRALYQACIAFISFSLIASTVYIINDYTDIERDKLHPVKRSRPLASGQISNTTALASLLILASASLALAYTLPLKFFFVLIVYFIANLAYSTYLKHIVIIDLLTVAACYLLRVYAGAKAIEVPITSWLLFITFFLALFVITGKRHSELQTLGSNSRPVLSAYNNEFLTMILGISATGVIVFYTLYTTTKPFLFTYSILFIVFALLRMLYWVLVRKHAEEPEKLLLKDPWLLGDIILWLLISSIALYFPNLI from the coding sequence ATGTTTAAATCTTGGCTAAAACTATTACGTCCTACGCATTGGGCCAAGAATCTACTACTTTTTGTGCCCTTAATTTTCTCTTTGAATGTGTTTGAAAGCAGAGCCCTTTATCAAGCCTGTATCGCCTTCATTAGTTTTTCACTTATTGCCAGCACTGTCTATATCATCAATGACTATACTGATATTGAAAGAGACAAATTGCACCCCGTAAAAAGATCTCGTCCCTTAGCTTCAGGGCAAATAAGTAACACAACTGCCCTAGCCTCACTCCTGATCCTAGCTTCAGCCAGTTTAGCTTTAGCATACACTTTACCCCTCAAGTTTTTTTTCGTATTGATTGTCTATTTCATCGCTAATCTAGCCTACTCAACCTACTTAAAACATATTGTAATCATAGATTTACTTACCGTAGCAGCGTGTTATTTACTTCGTGTGTATGCCGGGGCAAAAGCAATTGAAGTGCCAATTACCAGTTGGCTGCTTTTTATTACCTTTTTCTTAGCGCTCTTTGTAATTACTGGTAAGCGCCATTCAGAATTACAGACTTTGGGTAGTAATAGCCGTCCCGTACTTTCGGCTTACAATAATGAGTTCTTAACCATGATTTTAGGCATCAGTGCCACGGGAGTAATAGTATTTTATACACTTTATACAACTACAAAACCCTTTCTTTTTACCTATTCAATACTATTCATTGTCTTTGCTTTATTACGCATGCTTTATTGGGTGTTAGTAAGAAAACATGCTGAAGAGCCCGAAAAACTGCTACTCAAAGACCCTTGGTTATTAGGAGATATTATCCTTTGGTTACTCATTTCCAGCATAGCACTCTACTTCCCTAATCTTATCTAA
- a CDS encoding adenosylcobalamin-dependent ribonucleoside-diphosphate reductase produces MPQITQLKKRDNTIVAYKISKIAEAIFKAAQAVGGHDHKESEHLAVLVEKALNEKFKPTSIPSVEEVQDLVEKVLIEEGHAKTAKAYILYREKRRQAREEQMAVMNGFTTKLPFSMNALRVIAKRYLVRDDKGEISESPEGMFARVAVSLAKIEKNYGKNEKQTKEIEKQFSEILTNFEFTPAGRTLANAGAPTPLISNCIVLHMEDSMAGIFKTLRDAALLQKAGSGLGFPFHLLRPAGSFCVSSRGQAGGPVSFLHVYNEAFGVIKQQGRHGANMAVMRVDHPDILEFIHCKSVEGKIKNFNISVGMTDEFMEAIRSESKEPWFCQFEGVKMKPRRVYRNKDMVIEKIEEETMTATELLHEIVSAAWHNGEPGIVFLDAVNKTNPVPGLGSIEACNPCGEQFLHANDVCNLGSINLERFVLDGQINLERLKAVTKISIRLLENVIDLTDFPVEDVNKTFRGNRRIGLGIMGFADMLYQLGIAYNSEEGIRTAELVMSTIQQAAHEMSQELAEERGAFPNYDLSIYKKQGIKMRNAALTTIAPTGSISMIYDVSSGVEPYFALSYFKENIMGGDSLYYGNRHLEKVLKDRGIYSQELMKKIAEHGTIQDLAEIPEDIKRVFVTAMDISAEDHIRMQAAFQKHIDNSISKTINFANSASKEDVMKGYLLAWELGCKGCTVYRSGSRELEILSVSSKKQNKETESKEINDEKMNINLEVKKIATLSKAELMKEGICPDCGGKLVKEEGCAKCHNCAFSVCAL; encoded by the coding sequence ATGCCCCAAATCACTCAACTCAAAAAACGTGACAATACTATCGTTGCCTATAAGATTAGCAAAATTGCCGAAGCAATATTCAAAGCAGCCCAGGCAGTTGGTGGCCATGATCACAAAGAATCAGAACATTTAGCAGTATTAGTTGAGAAAGCTCTTAATGAAAAGTTTAAACCGACATCGATTCCTTCTGTAGAAGAAGTCCAAGATCTGGTAGAGAAAGTATTAATCGAAGAAGGACATGCAAAAACTGCTAAGGCATACATTTTATATCGTGAAAAGCGTCGCCAAGCACGTGAGGAGCAAATGGCTGTAATGAATGGTTTCACCACCAAGCTACCATTTAGTATGAATGCACTCCGCGTTATTGCCAAGCGTTATTTAGTCAGAGATGACAAAGGCGAAATCTCAGAATCACCTGAAGGTATGTTCGCAAGAGTGGCAGTCTCATTAGCAAAAATTGAAAAGAATTATGGGAAAAATGAAAAACAGACTAAAGAAATTGAAAAACAATTTTCTGAAATCCTAACCAATTTTGAATTCACCCCAGCAGGAAGGACTCTTGCCAATGCTGGAGCCCCCACTCCGCTCATTTCCAATTGTATTGTATTGCATATGGAAGACAGTATGGCTGGCATCTTCAAGACTTTGCGTGATGCTGCCCTATTACAAAAAGCCGGTTCCGGCCTAGGTTTTCCCTTTCACCTTTTGCGACCTGCTGGCTCTTTTTGCGTTAGCTCTAGAGGCCAAGCTGGAGGACCCGTGTCCTTCTTACATGTCTACAATGAAGCCTTTGGTGTAATCAAACAACAAGGGCGCCATGGTGCTAATATGGCGGTAATGCGCGTAGATCATCCAGATATTCTCGAGTTTATCCACTGCAAATCTGTCGAAGGCAAGATTAAAAATTTCAACATTTCCGTAGGAATGACAGATGAATTTATGGAGGCCATCAGATCTGAAAGCAAGGAGCCTTGGTTTTGTCAATTTGAGGGCGTAAAAATGAAGCCACGTCGGGTGTACCGTAACAAAGACATGGTAATCGAAAAAATTGAAGAAGAGACAATGACTGCCACTGAACTTTTACACGAAATTGTCAGCGCAGCTTGGCACAACGGTGAGCCGGGCATTGTCTTCCTTGATGCCGTCAACAAAACCAATCCCGTACCAGGACTAGGCAGCATCGAAGCCTGTAATCCTTGTGGAGAACAATTTCTACATGCTAATGACGTTTGTAATCTTGGCTCCATCAATCTTGAACGCTTCGTACTTGATGGCCAGATTAATTTAGAAAGATTGAAAGCAGTAACCAAAATTTCTATTCGTCTATTAGAGAATGTGATTGATCTTACCGATTTTCCAGTCGAAGATGTCAACAAAACTTTCCGAGGCAATCGCCGCATTGGCCTGGGAATCATGGGGTTTGCTGATATGCTTTATCAACTGGGTATCGCTTACAACTCAGAAGAAGGTATCCGTACCGCTGAACTAGTGATGAGCACTATTCAGCAAGCAGCTCATGAAATGTCTCAGGAATTAGCAGAAGAGAGAGGAGCATTCCCTAATTATGATTTGAGCATATACAAGAAACAAGGAATAAAAATGCGCAATGCCGCACTCACCACTATTGCTCCCACAGGATCCATCTCAATGATTTATGATGTATCAAGCGGAGTGGAACCTTATTTTGCCCTTTCTTATTTCAAAGAGAATATCATGGGCGGAGACTCTCTTTATTACGGCAATAGACATCTAGAAAAAGTATTGAAAGACCGAGGTATTTACTCCCAAGAATTAATGAAGAAAATTGCCGAGCACGGCACTATCCAGGATTTAGCAGAGATTCCAGAAGATATTAAACGCGTATTTGTCACTGCTATGGATATATCAGCTGAAGACCATATTCGCATGCAAGCCGCCTTCCAAAAACATATCGACAATAGCATTTCAAAAACTATTAATTTTGCTAATTCAGCTAGCAAAGAAGATGTCATGAAAGGCTATTTACTAGCTTGGGAGCTAGGTTGCAAAGGATGTACCGTATACCGTAGTGGTAGTCGTGAATTAGAAATCTTAAGCGTCAGTAGCAAAAAACAGAACAAAGAAACCGAGAGCAAAGAAATCAACGATGAAAAGATGAATATCAATCTTGAGGTAAAAAAGATTGCAACATTATCCAAGGCTGAGCTAATGAAAGAAGGCATTTGTCCTGACTGTGGCGGCAAACTAGTAAAAGAAGAAGGCTGCGCCAAATGTCACAACTGCGCCTTCTCAGTCTGTGCACTTTAG
- the lexA gene encoding repressor LexA — protein MNLTSRQQELLDYVREYQLQFGASPTLKEIRMFLGVSSDNGILKHLIALEKKGAITRSKRARGIEMLPEIRDKMHRKADITLPMYGSVPAGVATLEEQVPDTWVSVAENLVNDPESCYLLKVRGDSMTGAGILPGDTVVVNFRHEAKGGDIVVALIDGESTVKRLVREGKYAYLKAENPAYQDLHPVSELSIQGTVTALLRNY, from the coding sequence ATGAACCTTACATCACGACAGCAAGAATTGTTAGATTATGTGCGTGAATATCAACTGCAATTTGGCGCGTCACCAACGCTCAAAGAGATTCGGATGTTTTTAGGCGTCAGTTCAGACAATGGCATACTCAAGCATTTAATTGCCTTAGAAAAAAAGGGGGCGATTACCCGCAGTAAAAGAGCTAGAGGAATAGAAATGTTACCTGAAATTAGAGACAAAATGCATCGCAAGGCGGATATCACATTACCTATGTATGGTAGTGTGCCAGCTGGTGTGGCGACATTAGAAGAACAAGTTCCTGATACCTGGGTATCGGTAGCAGAAAATTTGGTTAATGATCCAGAGAGTTGTTATCTTCTCAAAGTTCGTGGCGACAGCATGACAGGTGCCGGCATTTTGCCCGGTGATACAGTGGTAGTTAATTTTCGACATGAAGCTAAAGGAGGAGATATTGTGGTGGCATTGATTGATGGTGAAAGTACCGTAAAGCGTCTAGTACGTGAAGGGAAGTACGCTTACTTAAAGGCAGAAAACCCTGCTTATCAAGATTTGCACCCAGTGTCTGAGCTATCGATTCAAGGCACTGTAACTGCATTACTGAGAAACTACTAA
- a CDS encoding iron-sulfur cluster assembly accessory protein gives MPTQSLITFSQPALAYIRKIMAKAEKANAYLRFGLRAGGCAGFKYYMGVEETIGEHDIVIKIEDLTLLIDTQELPMIEGTMVDFEENLNGSGLKMQNPNFGHRCGCGKSVG, from the coding sequence ATGCCTACACAATCATTGATCACCTTTAGTCAGCCTGCTTTAGCATATATCCGAAAAATAATGGCCAAAGCCGAAAAGGCCAATGCCTATCTGCGCTTTGGTTTAAGAGCAGGAGGCTGTGCTGGTTTCAAATACTACATGGGTGTTGAAGAAACCATTGGCGAGCATGACATTGTAATAAAAATTGAAGATCTAACTCTTTTGATAGACACCCAAGAACTTCCCATGATTGAAGGAACCATGGTTGATTTTGAAGAAAACTTAAATGGGTCCGGCCTAAAAATGCAAAACCCAAACTTTGGCCATCGCTGTGGTTGTGGCAAATCAGTAGGTTAA